In Citrus sinensis cultivar Valencia sweet orange chromosome 4, DVS_A1.0, whole genome shotgun sequence, one DNA window encodes the following:
- the LOC102609893 gene encoding uncharacterized protein LOC102609893 isoform X1: MNRSLRSQEMQMQAAALKQRQQLRASMMKEKDEELSLFLEMRKREKEQGNLLLNNSEEEFDAPLGSRPGTSPIFNISSSNAATRKIGADDFLNSDNDKNDYDWLLTPPGTPLFPSLEMESQKSVMSQIGTPKVRTTAPESRLADPQPEPPVRSNLASRQPASSPGLNISSTGVRRPSSSGGPGSRPSTPTGRSTLTASSKPSRSPTPTSRPTLSSTKPALSSTRPAVSTTKPTLSTSKATLSATKSSISASKPTVSASKPMVSASKPTVPARSSTPSRSTARSSSPSRSTARSSTPSRSTARSSTPTSRPSSIPPSKSTSRASTPTRRPSTPSSAPSVSAPPVKSSPSATKPALTTSKNPVSSHGTSPTVKSRPWNPSKMPGFSLDAPPNLRTSVPERPLSATRGRPGAPSPRSSSVEPVSNGRPRRQSCSPSRARASNGIMHLSGSSVPAFSRGYSKVNDNVSPVVIGTKMVERVINMRKLAPPKQDDKHSPHSNLTGKTSSPDSLGFGRTLSKKSLDMAIRHMDIRRSIPGNLRPLMTNIPASSMYSVRSGPRSRTVSVSDSPLATSSNASSELSVNNNGLCMDGCDIEDDIGSERGGRSPASVRGR, from the exons ATGAATCGAAGCCTTAGGTCACAGGAAATGCAAATGCAGGCTGCGGCATTGAAGCAGAGGCAGCAGCTGCGAGCGTCGATGATGAAGGAGAAAGATGAGGAGCTCTCTTTGTTTCTCGAGATGCGAAAGCGAGAGAAGGAGCAAGGGAATTTGCTTCTTAACAACTCGGAGGAGGAGTTCGACGCGCCATtag GGTCGAGGCCAGGGACTTCCCCGATATTTAACATTTCGTCCTCGAATGCGGCAACCAGAAAGATTGGTGCTGATGATTTTCTTAATTctgataatgataaaaatgactATGACTG GCTTCTAACTCCTCCTGGTACTCCTCTCTTCCCTTCTTTAGAGATGGAATCACAAAAGAGTGTTATGAGTCAAATTGGTACTCCGAAGGTTCGCACTACTGCCCCGGAATCTAGA CTAGCAGACCCTCAGCCAGAGCCACCTGTACGGAGCAACTTAGCGTCTAGACAACCAGCTTCTTCACCTgggttaaatatttcaagcACTGGGGTCCGTAGGCCTTCGTCATCTGGGGGTCCTGGATCAAGACCTTCAACACCAACTGGACGCTCCACATTGACTGCATCATCAAAACCTTCAAGATCTCCAACACCTACTTCTCGGCCTACCTTGTCTTCAACCAAGCCTGCACTTTCCTCTACTAGACCCGCAGTTTCTACTACAAAGCCCACACTTTCCACTTCGAAGGCCACACTTTCTGCTACTAAGTCCTCGATTTCTGCCTCGAAGCCCACGGTCTCTGCATCTAAGCCCATGGTCTCTGCATCTAAGCCGACAGTTCCTGCAAGATCTTCCACACCTTCTAGGTCTACAGCAAGATCTTCCTCACCTTCTAGGTCTACGGCAAGATCTTCCACACCTTCTAGGTCTACAGCAAGATCTTCAACACCAACTTCAAGACCCTCCTCTATCCCTCCATCAAAGTCCACATCAAGGGCATCCACACCAACTCGTCGACCATCCACACCATCAAGTGCACCCAGTGTATCTGCTCCTCCAGTTAAGTCGTCTCCTTCAGCTACCAAGCCTGCTCTCACAACATCAAAAAATCCAGTGTCATCCCATGGCACCTCTCCAACAGTGAAATCCAGACCATGGAATCCCTCAAAGATGCCAGGTTTTTCACTTGACGCTCCACCAAAtctaaggacttcagttcctGAAAGGCCACTTTCAGCCACAAGGGGCAGGCCTGGAGCACCCAGTCCTCGATCTTCTTCTGTTGAGCCTGTATCTAATGGAAGACCTAGACGGCAATCATGCTCACCTTCTAGGGCACGAGCCTCCAATGGAATTATGCATCTTAGTGGGAGCTCTGTTCCTGCATTCAGTCGTGGATATTCCAAAGTCAATGACAATGTGAGCCCTGTTGTGATTGGGACAAAAATGGTTGAGAGGGTGATCAATATGCGGAAACTGGCACCTCCCAAGCAAGATGACAAACATTCTCCTCACAGTAACCTGACTGGGAAGACTTCATCCCCAGATAGCTTGGGCTTCGGAAGAACACTGTCAAAGAAGTCATTGGATATGGCTATTAGGCATATG GATATAAGGCGAAGCATTCCTGGTAATTTGAGGCCATTGATGACAAATATTCCAGCATCCTCTATGTACAGTGTGAGATCAGGGCCACGAAGCAGAACAGTTAGTGTTTCAGATTCCCCTCTTGCCACAAGCAGTAATGCTAGTTCCGAACTGAGTGTCAACAATAATGGCCTTTGTATGGATGGGTGTGATATTGAAGATGACATAGGCAGTGAGAGAGGAGGTCGTTCTCCTGCCAGTGTTCGTGGCAGGTAA
- the LOC102609893 gene encoding uncharacterized protein LOC102609893 isoform X2: MNRSLRSQEMQMQAAALKQRQQLRASMMKEKDEELSLFLEMRKREKEQGNLLLNNSEEEFDAPLGSRPGTSPIFNISSSNAATRKIGADDFLNSDNDKNDYDWLLTPPGTPLFPSLEMESQKSVMSQIGTPKLADPQPEPPVRSNLASRQPASSPGLNISSTGVRRPSSSGGPGSRPSTPTGRSTLTASSKPSRSPTPTSRPTLSSTKPALSSTRPAVSTTKPTLSTSKATLSATKSSISASKPTVSASKPMVSASKPTVPARSSTPSRSTARSSSPSRSTARSSTPSRSTARSSTPTSRPSSIPPSKSTSRASTPTRRPSTPSSAPSVSAPPVKSSPSATKPALTTSKNPVSSHGTSPTVKSRPWNPSKMPGFSLDAPPNLRTSVPERPLSATRGRPGAPSPRSSSVEPVSNGRPRRQSCSPSRARASNGIMHLSGSSVPAFSRGYSKVNDNVSPVVIGTKMVERVINMRKLAPPKQDDKHSPHSNLTGKTSSPDSLGFGRTLSKKSLDMAIRHMDIRRSIPGNLRPLMTNIPASSMYSVRSGPRSRTVSVSDSPLATSSNASSELSVNNNGLCMDGCDIEDDIGSERGGRSPASVRGR; the protein is encoded by the exons ATGAATCGAAGCCTTAGGTCACAGGAAATGCAAATGCAGGCTGCGGCATTGAAGCAGAGGCAGCAGCTGCGAGCGTCGATGATGAAGGAGAAAGATGAGGAGCTCTCTTTGTTTCTCGAGATGCGAAAGCGAGAGAAGGAGCAAGGGAATTTGCTTCTTAACAACTCGGAGGAGGAGTTCGACGCGCCATtag GGTCGAGGCCAGGGACTTCCCCGATATTTAACATTTCGTCCTCGAATGCGGCAACCAGAAAGATTGGTGCTGATGATTTTCTTAATTctgataatgataaaaatgactATGACTG GCTTCTAACTCCTCCTGGTACTCCTCTCTTCCCTTCTTTAGAGATGGAATCACAAAAGAGTGTTATGAGTCAAATTGGTACTCCGAAG CTAGCAGACCCTCAGCCAGAGCCACCTGTACGGAGCAACTTAGCGTCTAGACAACCAGCTTCTTCACCTgggttaaatatttcaagcACTGGGGTCCGTAGGCCTTCGTCATCTGGGGGTCCTGGATCAAGACCTTCAACACCAACTGGACGCTCCACATTGACTGCATCATCAAAACCTTCAAGATCTCCAACACCTACTTCTCGGCCTACCTTGTCTTCAACCAAGCCTGCACTTTCCTCTACTAGACCCGCAGTTTCTACTACAAAGCCCACACTTTCCACTTCGAAGGCCACACTTTCTGCTACTAAGTCCTCGATTTCTGCCTCGAAGCCCACGGTCTCTGCATCTAAGCCCATGGTCTCTGCATCTAAGCCGACAGTTCCTGCAAGATCTTCCACACCTTCTAGGTCTACAGCAAGATCTTCCTCACCTTCTAGGTCTACGGCAAGATCTTCCACACCTTCTAGGTCTACAGCAAGATCTTCAACACCAACTTCAAGACCCTCCTCTATCCCTCCATCAAAGTCCACATCAAGGGCATCCACACCAACTCGTCGACCATCCACACCATCAAGTGCACCCAGTGTATCTGCTCCTCCAGTTAAGTCGTCTCCTTCAGCTACCAAGCCTGCTCTCACAACATCAAAAAATCCAGTGTCATCCCATGGCACCTCTCCAACAGTGAAATCCAGACCATGGAATCCCTCAAAGATGCCAGGTTTTTCACTTGACGCTCCACCAAAtctaaggacttcagttcctGAAAGGCCACTTTCAGCCACAAGGGGCAGGCCTGGAGCACCCAGTCCTCGATCTTCTTCTGTTGAGCCTGTATCTAATGGAAGACCTAGACGGCAATCATGCTCACCTTCTAGGGCACGAGCCTCCAATGGAATTATGCATCTTAGTGGGAGCTCTGTTCCTGCATTCAGTCGTGGATATTCCAAAGTCAATGACAATGTGAGCCCTGTTGTGATTGGGACAAAAATGGTTGAGAGGGTGATCAATATGCGGAAACTGGCACCTCCCAAGCAAGATGACAAACATTCTCCTCACAGTAACCTGACTGGGAAGACTTCATCCCCAGATAGCTTGGGCTTCGGAAGAACACTGTCAAAGAAGTCATTGGATATGGCTATTAGGCATATG GATATAAGGCGAAGCATTCCTGGTAATTTGAGGCCATTGATGACAAATATTCCAGCATCCTCTATGTACAGTGTGAGATCAGGGCCACGAAGCAGAACAGTTAGTGTTTCAGATTCCCCTCTTGCCACAAGCAGTAATGCTAGTTCCGAACTGAGTGTCAACAATAATGGCCTTTGTATGGATGGGTGTGATATTGAAGATGACATAGGCAGTGAGAGAGGAGGTCGTTCTCCTGCCAGTGTTCGTGGCAGGTAA
- the LOC102609893 gene encoding uncharacterized protein LOC102609893 isoform X3 encodes MNRSLRSQEMQMQAAALKQRQQLRASMMKEKDEELSLFLEMRKREKEQGNLLLNNSEEEFDAPLGSRPGTSPIFNISSSNAATRKIGADDFLNSDNDKNDYDWLLTPPGTPLFPSLEMESQKSVMSQIGTPKVRTTAPESRLADPQPEPPVRSNLASRQPASSPGLNISSTGVRRPSSSGGPGSRPSTPTGRSTLTASSKPSRSPTPTSRPTLSSTKPALSSTRPAVSTTKPTLSTSKATLSATKSSISASKPTVSASKPMVSASKPTVPARSSTPSRSTARSSTPSRSTARSSTPTSRPSSIPPSKSTSRASTPTRRPSTPSSAPSVSAPPVKSSPSATKPALTTSKNPVSSHGTSPTVKSRPWNPSKMPGFSLDAPPNLRTSVPERPLSATRGRPGAPSPRSSSVEPVSNGRPRRQSCSPSRARASNGIMHLSGSSVPAFSRGYSKVNDNVSPVVIGTKMVERVINMRKLAPPKQDDKHSPHSNLTGKTSSPDSLGFGRTLSKKSLDMAIRHMDIRRSIPGNLRPLMTNIPASSMYSVRSGPRSRTVSVSDSPLATSSNASSELSVNNNGLCMDGCDIEDDIGSERGGRSPASVRGR; translated from the exons ATGAATCGAAGCCTTAGGTCACAGGAAATGCAAATGCAGGCTGCGGCATTGAAGCAGAGGCAGCAGCTGCGAGCGTCGATGATGAAGGAGAAAGATGAGGAGCTCTCTTTGTTTCTCGAGATGCGAAAGCGAGAGAAGGAGCAAGGGAATTTGCTTCTTAACAACTCGGAGGAGGAGTTCGACGCGCCATtag GGTCGAGGCCAGGGACTTCCCCGATATTTAACATTTCGTCCTCGAATGCGGCAACCAGAAAGATTGGTGCTGATGATTTTCTTAATTctgataatgataaaaatgactATGACTG GCTTCTAACTCCTCCTGGTACTCCTCTCTTCCCTTCTTTAGAGATGGAATCACAAAAGAGTGTTATGAGTCAAATTGGTACTCCGAAGGTTCGCACTACTGCCCCGGAATCTAGA CTAGCAGACCCTCAGCCAGAGCCACCTGTACGGAGCAACTTAGCGTCTAGACAACCAGCTTCTTCACCTgggttaaatatttcaagcACTGGGGTCCGTAGGCCTTCGTCATCTGGGGGTCCTGGATCAAGACCTTCAACACCAACTGGACGCTCCACATTGACTGCATCATCAAAACCTTCAAGATCTCCAACACCTACTTCTCGGCCTACCTTGTCTTCAACCAAGCCTGCACTTTCCTCTACTAGACCCGCAGTTTCTACTACAAAGCCCACACTTTCCACTTCGAAGGCCACACTTTCTGCTACTAAGTCCTCGATTTCTGCCTCGAAGCCCACGGTCTCTGCATCTAAGCCCATGGTCTCTGCATCTAAGCCGACAGTTCCTGCAAGATCTTCCACACCTTCTAG GTCTACGGCAAGATCTTCCACACCTTCTAGGTCTACAGCAAGATCTTCAACACCAACTTCAAGACCCTCCTCTATCCCTCCATCAAAGTCCACATCAAGGGCATCCACACCAACTCGTCGACCATCCACACCATCAAGTGCACCCAGTGTATCTGCTCCTCCAGTTAAGTCGTCTCCTTCAGCTACCAAGCCTGCTCTCACAACATCAAAAAATCCAGTGTCATCCCATGGCACCTCTCCAACAGTGAAATCCAGACCATGGAATCCCTCAAAGATGCCAGGTTTTTCACTTGACGCTCCACCAAAtctaaggacttcagttcctGAAAGGCCACTTTCAGCCACAAGGGGCAGGCCTGGAGCACCCAGTCCTCGATCTTCTTCTGTTGAGCCTGTATCTAATGGAAGACCTAGACGGCAATCATGCTCACCTTCTAGGGCACGAGCCTCCAATGGAATTATGCATCTTAGTGGGAGCTCTGTTCCTGCATTCAGTCGTGGATATTCCAAAGTCAATGACAATGTGAGCCCTGTTGTGATTGGGACAAAAATGGTTGAGAGGGTGATCAATATGCGGAAACTGGCACCTCCCAAGCAAGATGACAAACATTCTCCTCACAGTAACCTGACTGGGAAGACTTCATCCCCAGATAGCTTGGGCTTCGGAAGAACACTGTCAAAGAAGTCATTGGATATGGCTATTAGGCATATG GATATAAGGCGAAGCATTCCTGGTAATTTGAGGCCATTGATGACAAATATTCCAGCATCCTCTATGTACAGTGTGAGATCAGGGCCACGAAGCAGAACAGTTAGTGTTTCAGATTCCCCTCTTGCCACAAGCAGTAATGCTAGTTCCGAACTGAGTGTCAACAATAATGGCCTTTGTATGGATGGGTGTGATATTGAAGATGACATAGGCAGTGAGAGAGGAGGTCGTTCTCCTGCCAGTGTTCGTGGCAGGTAA
- the LOC102609893 gene encoding endochitinase A isoform X5 produces MESQKSVMSQIGTPKLADPQPEPPVRSNLASRQPASSPGLNISSTGVRRPSSSGGPGSRPSTPTGRSTLTASSKPSRSPTPTSRPTLSSTKPALSSTRPAVSTTKPTLSTSKATLSATKSSISASKPTVSASKPMVSASKPTVPARSSTPSRSTARSSSPSRSTARSSTPSRSTARSSTPTSRPSSIPPSKSTSRASTPTRRPSTPSSAPSVSAPPVKSSPSATKPALTTSKNPVSSHGTSPTVKSRPWNPSKMPGFSLDAPPNLRTSVPERPLSATRGRPGAPSPRSSSVEPVSNGRPRRQSCSPSRARASNGIMHLSGSSVPAFSRGYSKVNDNVSPVVIGTKMVERVINMRKLAPPKQDDKHSPHSNLTGKTSSPDSLGFGRTLSKKSLDMAIRHMDIRRSIPGNLRPLMTNIPASSMYSVRSGPRSRTVSVSDSPLATSSNASSELSVNNNGLCMDGCDIEDDIGSERGGRSPASVRGR; encoded by the exons ATGGAATCACAAAAGAGTGTTATGAGTCAAATTGGTACTCCGAAG CTAGCAGACCCTCAGCCAGAGCCACCTGTACGGAGCAACTTAGCGTCTAGACAACCAGCTTCTTCACCTgggttaaatatttcaagcACTGGGGTCCGTAGGCCTTCGTCATCTGGGGGTCCTGGATCAAGACCTTCAACACCAACTGGACGCTCCACATTGACTGCATCATCAAAACCTTCAAGATCTCCAACACCTACTTCTCGGCCTACCTTGTCTTCAACCAAGCCTGCACTTTCCTCTACTAGACCCGCAGTTTCTACTACAAAGCCCACACTTTCCACTTCGAAGGCCACACTTTCTGCTACTAAGTCCTCGATTTCTGCCTCGAAGCCCACGGTCTCTGCATCTAAGCCCATGGTCTCTGCATCTAAGCCGACAGTTCCTGCAAGATCTTCCACACCTTCTAGGTCTACAGCAAGATCTTCCTCACCTTCTAGGTCTACGGCAAGATCTTCCACACCTTCTAGGTCTACAGCAAGATCTTCAACACCAACTTCAAGACCCTCCTCTATCCCTCCATCAAAGTCCACATCAAGGGCATCCACACCAACTCGTCGACCATCCACACCATCAAGTGCACCCAGTGTATCTGCTCCTCCAGTTAAGTCGTCTCCTTCAGCTACCAAGCCTGCTCTCACAACATCAAAAAATCCAGTGTCATCCCATGGCACCTCTCCAACAGTGAAATCCAGACCATGGAATCCCTCAAAGATGCCAGGTTTTTCACTTGACGCTCCACCAAAtctaaggacttcagttcctGAAAGGCCACTTTCAGCCACAAGGGGCAGGCCTGGAGCACCCAGTCCTCGATCTTCTTCTGTTGAGCCTGTATCTAATGGAAGACCTAGACGGCAATCATGCTCACCTTCTAGGGCACGAGCCTCCAATGGAATTATGCATCTTAGTGGGAGCTCTGTTCCTGCATTCAGTCGTGGATATTCCAAAGTCAATGACAATGTGAGCCCTGTTGTGATTGGGACAAAAATGGTTGAGAGGGTGATCAATATGCGGAAACTGGCACCTCCCAAGCAAGATGACAAACATTCTCCTCACAGTAACCTGACTGGGAAGACTTCATCCCCAGATAGCTTGGGCTTCGGAAGAACACTGTCAAAGAAGTCATTGGATATGGCTATTAGGCATATG GATATAAGGCGAAGCATTCCTGGTAATTTGAGGCCATTGATGACAAATATTCCAGCATCCTCTATGTACAGTGTGAGATCAGGGCCACGAAGCAGAACAGTTAGTGTTTCAGATTCCCCTCTTGCCACAAGCAGTAATGCTAGTTCCGAACTGAGTGTCAACAATAATGGCCTTTGTATGGATGGGTGTGATATTGAAGATGACATAGGCAGTGAGAGAGGAGGTCGTTCTCCTGCCAGTGTTCGTGGCAGGTAA
- the LOC102609893 gene encoding uncharacterized protein LOC102609893 isoform X4 — protein sequence MESQKSVMSQIGTPKVRTTAPESRLADPQPEPPVRSNLASRQPASSPGLNISSTGVRRPSSSGGPGSRPSTPTGRSTLTASSKPSRSPTPTSRPTLSSTKPALSSTRPAVSTTKPTLSTSKATLSATKSSISASKPTVSASKPMVSASKPTVPARSSTPSRSTARSSSPSRSTARSSTPSRSTARSSTPTSRPSSIPPSKSTSRASTPTRRPSTPSSAPSVSAPPVKSSPSATKPALTTSKNPVSSHGTSPTVKSRPWNPSKMPGFSLDAPPNLRTSVPERPLSATRGRPGAPSPRSSSVEPVSNGRPRRQSCSPSRARASNGIMHLSGSSVPAFSRGYSKVNDNVSPVVIGTKMVERVINMRKLAPPKQDDKHSPHSNLTGKTSSPDSLGFGRTLSKKSLDMAIRHMDIRRSIPGNLRPLMTNIPASSMYSVRSGPRSRTVSVSDSPLATSSNASSELSVNNNGLCMDGCDIEDDIGSERGGRSPASVRGR from the exons ATGGAATCACAAAAGAGTGTTATGAGTCAAATTGGTACTCCGAAGGTTCGCACTACTGCCCCGGAATCTAGA CTAGCAGACCCTCAGCCAGAGCCACCTGTACGGAGCAACTTAGCGTCTAGACAACCAGCTTCTTCACCTgggttaaatatttcaagcACTGGGGTCCGTAGGCCTTCGTCATCTGGGGGTCCTGGATCAAGACCTTCAACACCAACTGGACGCTCCACATTGACTGCATCATCAAAACCTTCAAGATCTCCAACACCTACTTCTCGGCCTACCTTGTCTTCAACCAAGCCTGCACTTTCCTCTACTAGACCCGCAGTTTCTACTACAAAGCCCACACTTTCCACTTCGAAGGCCACACTTTCTGCTACTAAGTCCTCGATTTCTGCCTCGAAGCCCACGGTCTCTGCATCTAAGCCCATGGTCTCTGCATCTAAGCCGACAGTTCCTGCAAGATCTTCCACACCTTCTAGGTCTACAGCAAGATCTTCCTCACCTTCTAGGTCTACGGCAAGATCTTCCACACCTTCTAGGTCTACAGCAAGATCTTCAACACCAACTTCAAGACCCTCCTCTATCCCTCCATCAAAGTCCACATCAAGGGCATCCACACCAACTCGTCGACCATCCACACCATCAAGTGCACCCAGTGTATCTGCTCCTCCAGTTAAGTCGTCTCCTTCAGCTACCAAGCCTGCTCTCACAACATCAAAAAATCCAGTGTCATCCCATGGCACCTCTCCAACAGTGAAATCCAGACCATGGAATCCCTCAAAGATGCCAGGTTTTTCACTTGACGCTCCACCAAAtctaaggacttcagttcctGAAAGGCCACTTTCAGCCACAAGGGGCAGGCCTGGAGCACCCAGTCCTCGATCTTCTTCTGTTGAGCCTGTATCTAATGGAAGACCTAGACGGCAATCATGCTCACCTTCTAGGGCACGAGCCTCCAATGGAATTATGCATCTTAGTGGGAGCTCTGTTCCTGCATTCAGTCGTGGATATTCCAAAGTCAATGACAATGTGAGCCCTGTTGTGATTGGGACAAAAATGGTTGAGAGGGTGATCAATATGCGGAAACTGGCACCTCCCAAGCAAGATGACAAACATTCTCCTCACAGTAACCTGACTGGGAAGACTTCATCCCCAGATAGCTTGGGCTTCGGAAGAACACTGTCAAAGAAGTCATTGGATATGGCTATTAGGCATATG GATATAAGGCGAAGCATTCCTGGTAATTTGAGGCCATTGATGACAAATATTCCAGCATCCTCTATGTACAGTGTGAGATCAGGGCCACGAAGCAGAACAGTTAGTGTTTCAGATTCCCCTCTTGCCACAAGCAGTAATGCTAGTTCCGAACTGAGTGTCAACAATAATGGCCTTTGTATGGATGGGTGTGATATTGAAGATGACATAGGCAGTGAGAGAGGAGGTCGTTCTCCTGCCAGTGTTCGTGGCAGGTAA
- the LOC102610420 gene encoding clathrin light chain 2 codes for MSTFDSVDSVPVAEYTHSFDDTAEQLNSAVDLSDDNNNSSFQSGDDAFASQTSVYGEYADGGSDGPILPPPSDMVPEEGFALREWRRENAIRLEEKEKKEKEMLNQIIEEAEEYKLEFYRKSIVTRENNKASNREREKLFVASQQKFHDEAYKNYWKAIAELIPNEVPAIEKKKAKRDQEKKPSIVVIQGPKPGKPTNLSRMRQIIIKLKHNTPAHLKPSPPPASAPATDTKTSDAAAKAGPSQPAAAATPTEVVVAA; via the exons atgtcAACATTCGACTCAGTTGACTCGGTTCCTGTCGCCGAATATACTCACTCCTTTGACGACACTGCTGAGCAGTTGAACTCCGCCGTCGACTTAAGCGACGACAACAATAATTCATCTTTTCAGAGTGGAGATGACGCGTTCGCATCTCAGACATCGGTCTACGGTGAGTACGCCGACGGTGGATCCGACGGTCCAATTTTGCCGCCTCCTTCAGATATGGTTCCCGAGGAAGGCTTCGCTCTTAGAGAATGGAGAAG AGAGAACGCGATTCGATTGgaggagaaggagaagaaggaaaaagagatgttgaatcaaataattgaagaaGCTGAAGAATACAAACTCGAATTCTACAGAAAGAGCATTGTTACTCGCGAAAATAACAAAGCTAGCAACAGGGAAAGGGAAAAG TTATTTGTGGCCAGTCAACAGAAGTTTCATGATGAGGCTTATAAGAACTACTGGAAGGCAATTGCAGAGCTCATTCCCAACGAAGTGCCAGCTatagagaagaagaaagcaaaGAGGGATCAGGAGAAGAAGCCTTCCATTGTTGTGATCCAAGGTCCAAAACCTGGGAAACCAACAAACCTCTCGAGAATGCGGCAGATAATCATAAAATTGAAACACAATACACCTGCCCACTTGAAGCCTTCGCCACCTCCAGCCTCGGCCCCAGCCACGGACACCAAAACCTCTGATGCTGCTGCTAAAGCTGGTCCATCTCAGCCTGCAGCCGCTGCAACACCCACTGAGGTTGTGGTTGCTGCTTGA